Genomic DNA from Novipirellula galeiformis:
CGGCACACGCCGTCGCGGGAGGCCACTTTTTTGAGCTGCCTTGGGGGGGGCTTTCCCTACTACAACTTCCACTTTCCGAAGATTGATCCGTTATGAGTCGATTGCGTTTTGACGCATCCCGAGCCGTTGCCACCGATTTTGGGGTCGCCGAAGAACGCTTGGCACGTGAGCTTGATGAATTCGATTCATGTCGCGCCGAGATCATCGAGGCTCCCTTTTTTCGGCTGCCCGCTCAACAGTTGGCGGATTACGGTGCCGTGCGTGAGGCCTCCGAAGTGGGCCGCATCTTCAAAATCGCAAACACCATTCACGACAAAATCGATGCCGTCGTGGTGCTCGGCTCCGACTCGCATGCCGCTGGTCCGGTCGCCTTGAGGGACGCCTGCTGTGATCCTTATCACAATGAACTGACCCGAGGGGGGCGTGGTAGCAAGCCGCGAATGTACTTTGCCGGCAACTATCTCGACAGCGATTCGATCGGGGCGCTGCTGAATCGGCTTCGCGGAGGCGGTTATGGCGAGAACGCTCCCGAGAGCCGCTGGGCGATGGTCGTGATCGATCCTTGTGGGCAAACTCGAGAAACCTCCGTCGTCCTGCCCCACTTTATCGCTGCCCTCGAAGCATCGTTGGAGGGGGGAGGAGAATCGTCGCGTGCATCCAACGGCGATTACGTTATTCCGATCACCGGGAAATCGGGACCGCTACGATCCTTTGCCACGGACATCGGCTGCAGCGAAATCTACGATCTTCGCGATGACATTCCCGCGTCCCACAGCATCTTTACGGCGGTGGGATTGATGCCAGCGGCATTGTTGGGGCTTGATTGTATGAAGTTGCTCGAAGGGGCGGTGGCGATGAATGAGCATTTCATCTCGGCCGCACCCGCCCAAAACGTTGTGCTGCAATACGTTTGCACGAACGCGTTGTTGGCCCAGCGATGCCGAGTCGTCAACGTCTGGACCGAAGCACTCCAATCGGTCGCTCGTTGGTACACGCAACTCTTGGACGAGCCGCTCGGGACCACCGTGATGACGACGCCTAGCGATCTGGTCCGGCAAACCCGTTCCGCTCGATCGGCGGCATCGGACTCGTGTTGCCAGCCCGGCACGGTGGTGCATCACTGGGCGACATCGGCTTGGCGGATGGACCCCTTGTCGTCCGAGCCATTCCGCGGCGGGTTAGTGAAATCGGCGCAGGTCGAAGCAACCGAGCCGCCCGCGTCTGGGGCACTACCGTCAGAGCCGGATTCGCGGTCGACCGCGACGATCCCCCAATTGCTTGCCGAGCGGATGGGCACGACGCGCGACGCGGTCCATCAATCGGGTTATCCTACGACCTGTTTTGAATTGCCTTACATCGATACTTACACGCTCGGGCAATTGTTCCAGATGTTGATGATTGCCACCGCGATCGAAACCCGTTGTAGGAAAGCTTGCCCGTCTGGCGTATAACTTGCCATCCCTCATTCCTCGTTCTCTGCTTAAGTCTATGTCTGCGATTGACCAACTTTTTACTCAGCTTCGTGCGTCCGATAAAAAGGCGTTGATGCCGTTTGTCACCGCCGGTTTCCCCTCGCTTGAAACGACCGAAGCGGTGCTCCGCAATCTCGGGGCCGCGGGAGCCGATTTGTGCGAACTGGGGGTCCCCTACAGCGACCCGATTGCCGATGGCCCCGTGATCCAGGCTTCCTACCAACAGGCGCTTGAGCAAGGGTTCCGCTTGCAGAGTGTCTTTGATCTAGGGAAACGACTCGGCAGCGAGGTTTCGATGCCGCGCGTCACGATGGTCAGCTACTCGATCATTCATCGCATCGGGACCGAAGCTTATGTGCAAAAGGCGAAGGAGTCCGGTTACGCCGGTGCGATCGTCCCCGATTTGTTGGTCGAAGAGGCCGAGGAGTTTGCCAAGATTTGTCAGGCGGCTGATTTCAGTCTGATCCAATTGGTGACCCCAACCACGCCCAAGTCGCGTCAGGTGCGGATCGCCAATTCCTCCTCCGGATTCCTGTATTACGTTTCGGTCACCGGAATCACGGGCGAGCGAACGAAGCTTCCCACGGATCTGGAGGAAAATGTGCGATGGCTGCGTGGCGAGACCGATTTGCCGATTTGTATCGGTTTCGGGATCAGCAGCCCGGAGACCGCCGCCCAGTTGGCTCCTGTGGCGGACGGGTTGATTGTGGGCTCCGCGATCGTGCGCCGCATCGCCCAGTCCAAGGATGCCCCCGATGCGGTCAAGAACGTTTGCGAGTTTGTGGGCGAATTGCGCCAAGCCATGGACGCTGCTACCGCAAATTGATTTTCCAGTCCCAGTGAGTGCACCCCCCCCTTTTTTCCCTCCTGGGGCTGGGGTGGAGCTTCGCAGCGTTTTATCGCGTCGCGTGTGCCTGCCGCGAAGTGGGATCCTGCCCGTCGTGAAGTGGGATCCTGCCTGCCGTGCTGCGGACTTCCGTGGCGCAACCGGCACGACCGTCACAGCCG
This window encodes:
- a CDS encoding glucose-6-phosphate isomerase, translating into MSRLRFDASRAVATDFGVAEERLARELDEFDSCRAEIIEAPFFRLPAQQLADYGAVREASEVGRIFKIANTIHDKIDAVVVLGSDSHAAGPVALRDACCDPYHNELTRGGRGSKPRMYFAGNYLDSDSIGALLNRLRGGGYGENAPESRWAMVVIDPCGQTRETSVVLPHFIAALEASLEGGGESSRASNGDYVIPITGKSGPLRSFATDIGCSEIYDLRDDIPASHSIFTAVGLMPAALLGLDCMKLLEGAVAMNEHFISAAPAQNVVLQYVCTNALLAQRCRVVNVWTEALQSVARWYTQLLDEPLGTTVMTTPSDLVRQTRSARSAASDSCCQPGTVVHHWATSAWRMDPLSSEPFRGGLVKSAQVEATEPPASGALPSEPDSRSTATIPQLLAERMGTTRDAVHQSGYPTTCFELPYIDTYTLGQLFQMLMIATAIETRCRKACPSGV
- the trpA gene encoding tryptophan synthase subunit alpha, with the translated sequence MSAIDQLFTQLRASDKKALMPFVTAGFPSLETTEAVLRNLGAAGADLCELGVPYSDPIADGPVIQASYQQALEQGFRLQSVFDLGKRLGSEVSMPRVTMVSYSIIHRIGTEAYVQKAKESGYAGAIVPDLLVEEAEEFAKICQAADFSLIQLVTPTTPKSRQVRIANSSSGFLYYVSVTGITGERTKLPTDLEENVRWLRGETDLPICIGFGISSPETAAQLAPVADGLIVGSAIVRRIAQSKDAPDAVKNVCEFVGELRQAMDAATAN